The window CTTTCCAGGGCTCAACGCGATGTTGCATACGGGTCACCGTGGGGCGAAGATCGGCCACGGTGAGGCGCGAATCACTAATGGGGATCCCCAGGTAAGTCGTGGGGAAAGAACCCAACCGACAATTTAGTCGGTCAGCAATAGCTTGTGCTTCCTCCGGGGGGTACCCGAGAACCATCACTTCGCTCTTATCGAAGTTGATGGTTAGGCCCGACATTTGTTGGAAGCATAGGAGGAGGAACTTCAGGTTAGCAATGTCTTGTACGGAGCCCTCCACCATTATTATGGTATCATCCGCATATTGAAGGAGGGAGACCCCTCCCCCTCCGACTAGGTGGGGGACGATGCCGCGGATATGGCCAGCATCCTTGGCCTTATCCAGGATGGATGCCAGGGCATCGACCACCATGTTGAACAGGAACGGCGAGAACGGGTCACCCTGACGGACCCCACAGAGGGTGGGGAAGTAGGGCCCAATGTCACCGTTGATGTTCACAGCGGTTCGGCCACAGGAGACAAGCTGCATGACGCGAGTCACCCAATGGTCGTCGAAGCCCTTGCGAAGCAACACTTCCCGCAAGAAGGGCCAGTGGACCGTGTCGTACGCTTTGTGGAAGTCTAGCTTCAGAAAGACCGCCCGATGGCGTTTCATCCGGATCTCATGGAGGACTTCGTGGAATACTAGTACCCCATCCAGAATAAATCGGCCTTGTATGAAGGCAGATTGGTTCGGATGGGTAATCGCATCAGCGAGCAGGGTCACCCTATTGGCGTACCCTTTGGCCAGGATCCGGAATATCACATTAATCACTGTGATTGGACGAAACTGGCGGATGTCGGAGGCGCCCGGGACCTTGGGGATGAGGGTCACGATACCATAGTTGAGACGCCCAAGATCCATGGTGCCCGACGGACGGCTAATGTGTTCCACTTATTGAACAGGGTCTATGGTCGGTCCGTGACCCCTGGACGCCGAGGGCGTCCTTGGGAGCGATTCATCCTTCCCGAACGCAGCATACAACTCCCCGTTGTACTGCGCTCTTCAAGTGTGCACCAGGTATATAAGCAGTGATTTCAAATCCAGAGGTAGAATTCCTCAAACAAGGCCATGACCTCCGGCTTGATGGTTGGCCAGAACGTTTTGAAGAACGTTACGGGCAGGCCATCCGGTCCCGGGGCCGAGGAGGGGTTCATCCCCTTAATAGCCGCGAGGACCTCGTCCTCGGCGAAAGGGGCTACTAATGCCGCATTGGCCTCAGCAGAGACCAATTGCACACCCGACCAAATGTCGGGGGCGAGACTAGTCCCACCCCGAGGGGTGGGGGTAAATAGGGCTTTATAGAAGCCGTCTACATGGGCACGGATGGCCGAGGGGCGAACGAGAGGCGTGTCTCCATCCCACAGGCAGTGGATGGAGTTGCGACGTCGCCGGTCGTTCGCCACCGCCTGGAAATAGGCGGTGTTGGCATCACCCCGAAGCACCCACTGTTGGGTACCGCGCAGACGCCAGTAGGCCTCTTCATCTGTGTAAATGGTTGTGAGTTGGTCTTCAAGGTCATATCGCAGCATCCACTCGTCCGGGGAGATCCCGGACGTGTCGGCACGGGCATCCAGGGCTTGGATAGCCAGCAGGAGGGCCTTTTTGCGCTCTCTAAGGTCCCGGCCAAGGTTCGCACCCCAACCCTTCATGAATTGGCGGGCGAGTTTGCCATAGAAGTGCCACGAATCGACTGCGGACATGGAGCGATGAGGGGAAGAGCGAGCGGAGATCCAGCAAGCGACGACAGCCTCCCGGAAGCCGGCCTGATTAAGCCAGAAGAGCTCGAACCGGAAACGCGGCGGGGAGGGGGGCGCTCGTCGGCGgtggagaggaggagagggacatGGTCAGACCCGATCCGGGTAATCGCAGGAAGCGAGGCCAGGGGGCAACATAATTCCCACTCCGGGGAAACTAGGACGCGACCCAAGACGGATCGCGTCGGGTCAACCTGGCGGTTTGTCCAAGTGAACCTGGCACCCGTCCTATCTAGCTCACGGAGACCCAGCTCCGCGATCCAGTCATTGAATAACTGCATCCGGGGGAGGTTAACCCGGTCATTATTCTTCTCAGCCGGGGATCGGATGAGATTAAAGTCTCTGCCCACTACAACTGGGAGGAGGGAGTTGGAGATCTTCAGATGCAGCTCCGCCAGGAAGGCCGGGGAGCGGCGGTGGTCCGCCGGTCCATACACAATCACGACCTCCCATTTGAAGTTAAGAGCACGCTCGAAGATCTCCATACTAACGAAGAATTCACCCCGGTCCATGCCCACCACCTCAAAGGTGGCATCCTTTGCCCCTAAAAGGATGCCGCCAGAATGGCCTGTGGTCCCACTAGAAGGGATCCAATGCCAGGCGAAGAGGTGGGAACTAAGACATTTGAGCTCGTGGAGGGAGAACTCAGAACGCATGGTTTCCTGGATGGCAATGATGTCAATGTGTTCGTCTCGCATGTACTCGATGAGTTGGCGGCGACGGCCATCATGGCCAAAGCCGCGGATGTTCCAGAAAAGGGCCCGCATCTAAGCCCCCATCGGGGGGCTGCTTGACCCCAGGACACGGGAGGCGCTTTGCGCGCGGAGAGCAGCAATGCGAGAACGGGTGCGTCCATGGATCACCCCGTCGGCCACCGGAGGGACCCGAACAGCGGGGGTGGCGGACGAATCCTCGGGAGGCCGAAGCAAGCGGGCCCGAGTCTCAGCCAGCTTGCCATCTAAGATCTCACGAGCCCTAATGGCCGCGATCTGCTCTAAGGGGGGGGGCAACTTCCCCCTGAAGACGATGGCCGAGTCAGTGGCCACCTTGGCGAGGTGGCCAAGAGGAACGGCCTCAAGCGCAGAAAAGGAACAACTGGAAGAACTGGGAAGGGCGGGATCCACACCTGACTTGAGGTTCCGGACCGCCGCCCGAAGCTCCGCACGCTCGGAGATGGATGGAGCCGGGGAGTCCGCCGGGCGGGTCGCATCGAGACGGGCGCTGCGGCGGGACGCCGTCACCGGCGTCGAGGTGGAGCGAGGCCGCCTGGCGTACGCCACCGTCGGAGGCGGGTGAGCGGAGGCCGGAGTGGTCACGACCACGGCCACCGCCGCGGTCGGGGAAGCACGCGGGGCGAGGCGGCCGGCGGGGGCCACCGGCGAGGGAAGCGGGGCGACGAGCTCCAGGATGTTGCCGGCCGCGTCCCCCGCGGGTGGGAGGGTCGGAGAAGGCGCGTCGATGGGAGCGGACCCGCCGCCACCCGTGGGGACCGGGGAGGTCAGGCCAGGAGGACGGGGGGTCCGGGCCCGACGACGAGGAGCGAAGGACGGAGTCGGCGGAGGGAGAGCGAGGCGACGAAGGCGGCACGACGAGCAGGCCCACACTGGAGATGTCACTGGCCGACTCCGACGGAGGCGGAGAGGGCACGACTGGTGTGCTGGCCAGACGGAGAGTCACCGCGAGGTCAGTGGCCGACACTCGGGTGCGCCCCGCCCCGGAACCGCCACGACCCGAAGGTGGGTTGACGGGCTCGCGGGACGGGGAGCGGGAGTGCTCCGACAAGTCCTCGTCGTCCTCAGGGTCGTTGAGGCGGGAGTGGTGGGAGTCGTCGGCGTCAGCTGGGCCGCCCC is drawn from Aegilops tauschii subsp. strangulata cultivar AL8/78 chromosome 1, Aet v6.0, whole genome shotgun sequence and contains these coding sequences:
- the LOC141039179 gene encoding uncharacterized protein, with amino-acid sequence MRALFWNIRGFGHDGRRRQLIEYMRDEHIDIIAIQETMRSEFSLHELKCLSSHLFAWHWIPSSGTTGHSGGILLGAKDATFEVVGMDRGEFFVSMEIFERALNFKWEVVIVYGPADHRRSPAFLAELHLKISNSLLPVVVGRDFNLIRSPAEKNNDRVNLPRMQLFNDWIAELGLRELDRTGARFTWTNRQVDPTRSVLGRVLVSPEWELCCPLASLPAITRIGSDHVPLLLSTADERPPPRRVSGSSSSGLIRPASGRLSSLAGSPLALPLIAPCPQSIRGTSMANSPANS